The region CGCCGGTGTCTGCTGTTTCGGCTATCCGTTCCATCCGAGCGGCACTCCGGAGGCCGAATGGCGGCTGGCTCCCCTGGAGGACGCCAGGCGGCCGGTGCTGATCCTGCAGGGCGACCGGGACCCGTTTGGCACCCGGGCCGAGATCGACGGGATCACCCTGCCGGACAACATCGCCGTCACCTATCTGGAAGACGGCAACCACGATTTCGGCCCACGCGGCAAGTCCCCCGCCACGCTCGACGGCAATATCCGCGAGGCCGCGGCGGCGGTGAAGGGCTTTGTCGGAGAGATTGTGAAATAGGAGTGGCGAACGCAGAGCGTTTCCTGAGCCGATCGGCTGCATCAACAGCCCGGACCGTTTCCGGTCCGGGCTGTTCGCGGATCAGTGGCCGCGCTTGTTGTCGAACTCGTAATGCGTGTTACAGAACTCGCACGTCACGACGATCCTGCCGTCGACGGTCATGTCGTCCATTTCCTGCGTGCTGAAGTTGGAGAGGACCTCTTCGATCTTCTCCCGCGAACAGCGGCACTTGTCGGCCAGCGGCTGTGGCTCGTAGAGGCGCACGCCCCGTTCGTGGAACAGGCGGAACAACAGCATTTCGACGCTGACTTCCGGATCCGTGAGTTCGACGTCCTTCACGGTCTCGACCAGCAACTTGGCCTCGACCCAGGCGTCGTCCTCCTCGATCTCGTGCGACATCGTGCCTTCGGGGGCATCGCCCGGGTCGATATCGGCCTGGCGCATGCGGTCCGGAGCCTCAGGGAGGAACTGGACCAGAATACCGCCCGCAGTCCAGCTCCTGGTGAGCGCCGCGCCTTCAGGACGCGAGAACAGTTCGCCGACGCTCAGCCGCACTTCGGTCGGGATCTGTTCGGAGCGCTCGAAATAACGCCGCGCGACCTCCTCAAGGGATATGCCGTCGAGTTCCACGAGCCCCTGGTAGCGCTGCATGTGCTTGCCCTGGTCGATGGTCATGGCAAGGTGGCCATTCCCGAGCAGCGCTTCCTGGGAGGCCTTGCCGGCCTTCATCAGCGCCGCGACCCGATCGGCGTCAAAAGTCGCGCAGGCCCGGATCGCATCCGGGGATGCGAAATCCACGACCAGCATGGACACCGGTCCCTCGGTCTGCGTCTGCAGCGTAAAGCGGCCCTCGAATTTCAGCGAGGTGCCGAGCAGACTGGTCAGAACGATCGCCTCGGCCAGAAGACGGGAGACCGGTTCGGGATAATCGTGCCGGTCTAGGATGCTCTCCAGCACCGGACCGAGCGCAACGGCCCGTCCGCGGACGTCCAGTCCTTCCACGGCGAAGGGCCGGACGGCGTCCAGCCCTGCGGGCCTTATGCCCAGGTCATCGAGATTTAGTGCCAATTGGCTCTGCCTCAAGCTGCGCCGAAGCACCAGGCCAGAATGCCCTTCTGGGCATGGAGCCGGTTCTCGGCTTCGTCAAACACAACGGAATTCGGACCGTCCATGACTTCCGAGGTGACTTCCTCGCCCCGGTGCGCCGGCAGGCAGTGCATGAACAAGGCGTCCTTGTTCGCCTCTGCCATCAACCGCTGGTTCACCTGATAGGCGCCGAGAAGGTTGTGACGCGTTTCCGCATCATCATCCCCCATGGACACCCAGCAGTCGGTGACGACACAGTCGGTCCCTTTCACTGCCTCATATGGGTCCGTTGTGACCAAAATGGAACCTCCCTTGGCGCGGGCGCTGTCGATCAGCTCCTGCGGCGGTGCCAGTTCGCCCGGCGTCGCGATACGCAGTTCGAAATCGAACCGCGGCGCGGCATGGATCCAGGAGGCCAGCACGTTGTTGCTGTCGCCGGTCCAGGCAACGCTCCTGCCTTTCACGGAACCGCGATGCTCCTCGAATGTCATCAGGTCGGCCATGATCTGGCAGGGATGCGAAAGCTTGGTCAGGCCGTTGATCACCGGAACCGTCGCATTTGCGGCCAGTTCGTTCAGCTCGTCATGATCCAAAATCCGGATCATGATCCCGTCCACGAAACGGGAGAGAACACGCGCGGTGTCGGCAATCGTCTCGCCCCGCCCGAGCTGCATTTCAGCGCCGGTCAGCATGAGGGTTTCGCCGCCAAGCTCGCGCATGCCGATATCGAAGGAGATGCGGGTCCGCGTGGAGGGCTGCTCGAAGATCATTGCAAGGACCTTGCCTGCAAGCGGCCGCTCGCTGCGGACACCGTCTCGGTTTGCCTTGATCTTCTTGCCGGCTTCAAGAATGGCGCGCAGCTCGTCGCCTTCGAATTCGGTCAGATCCAGAAAATTCCGATAGGTTCCGTTCGCGGTCATTCGGCCGCTCCTTCCACCAGTTTTTCTTCCACTGCACGGGCGGCCTGGTCGAGCCGCTCGACGGCGGTTGCTATTTCTTCTTCGCTAATGGTCAGCGGCGGCATGATGCGCACCACATTTTCGCCGGCCGGGACTGCCAGAAGCCCGGCCTCGCGGGCGGCGGCAACATAGTCGCCTGCCGGCACGACGCATTTCAGGCCGAGCATCAGACCGTTGCCGCGCACCTGCTCCAGAACTTTCGGATGGCTGTCCACCAGCCCGGCAAGCTTCTGCTTGAAGCTGAGGCCCTTTTGCCGGACCTCTTCCAGGAACCCGTCGCCGAGCACGACGTCCAGCACGGCGTTGCCGACCGCCATGGCCAGCGGATTGCCGCCGAAGGTGGTGCCGTGGGTTCCAGGTGCCAGGGCCTTCGCCGTCTCGGCGGTCGCAAGGCAGGCGCCCATCGGGAACCCGCCGCCGATCCCCTTGGCAATAGCCATCAGATCGGGTTCGACACCCGTCCACTGATGGGCGAACAGCTTGCCCGTCCGTCCGACGCCGGTCTGGATCTCGTCATAGATCAGGAGAATGCCGTTGTCGTCGCAGATCCTGCGCAGGGCCCGCAGGAAATCGACCTGGATCTCCCGGATACCGCCCTCGCCCTGGATCGGTTCGATAGCGATCGCCGCGGTCTGCGGGCCGATCACGGCCTTGAGCGCATCCAGGTCACCGGTCGGCACCTGATCGAAACCCGGCGCCTTGGGCCCGAAGCCCTCCAGGTATTTCGCCTGTCCGCCGGCGGCAATGGTCGCAATCGTGCGGCCGTGGAACGCGCCCTCGAAAGTGACGATATGGAACCGGTCCGGCTGGCCGTTGTCATAGTGATAGCGGCGCGCGCACTTGATGCAGGCCTCCATCGCCTCGGCTCCGGAATTCACGAAAAGCACCTTGTCGGCAAATGTCGCCTCGCACAGCCGCTTCGCCAGCCGCTCGCCTTCCGGCATCTGGTGGAGATTGGAGACATGCCAGAGCTTGGCCGCCTGATCCTGCAGGGCCTTGACCAGATGCGGGTGGCTGTGGCCGAGCGCGTTCACGGCAATACCGGAACCGCAATCGAGGAATCGTCGGCCGTCTGCCATTACCAGCCAGACACCTTCCCCGTGATCGAAAGACAGGTTCGATCTTGCGTAGTTTCCAAATAGTGCCGTCTCGGACATTCCTCGTACAACTCCTGTTAGCGCCTTTCCCGCTCCGGTTACGTCACGATAACGGTACGGAAAGGCCAAAACGCAACGTGCCGCCCCGATGAGGCGGCACGCAGCGGAGAACTTATACACCGTCCCTACCGTTGCCTGTCAATGGAAATGCCGTATTTGCCCGCAAATCGGGAAGTCACGACACGTTCAACGGGCTCGCCTTATTTGGGGAAAAGTCGGTTCATCCCCAATTGGTTTAAGACCAGTGGTTGCCTCACAAATTAACACTATTGTAACCTCTGGGCAGTCAGACACGAGATCTCGTGACGTCAATCGGATACAGGCACTAGATATGCCGATCGAGCGCATGCTTGTCACGAGGCTAATGGCCGCCGGTCGGTCAAATAAAAAGGGTGCGGCAATGAGCTGGACGAACGAACGGGTTGAGCTTCTCAAAAAGCTTTGGAGCGACGGCTTGAGCGCCAGTCAGATTGCGGGCGAGCTGGGCGGGGTGACCCGCAACGCCGTGATCGGCAAGGTGCACCGGCTGGGCCTTTCCGGCCGCGCCAAAACGGCCTCCAACCCGTCCAAACAGCGTCGCGCACGACCCAACGCTCCCGCGGGCACTTCGGCACCGAAGAAACCGGCCGCCCAGCCGCAATCGATCGGCGCGACCGCCCTGAAGGCCGATTACGCACCGGCTCCGGTGGCCGAAGCAAAACCGGAACCGATCGCGGAACTGGTCCCGATCTCCCAGCGTGCAACGATCCTGACGCTGACCGAGCGGACCTGCAAATGGCCGATCGGTGATCCGGCAACGGACGACTTCTATTTCTGCGGCCGCCAGTCGGATGCCGGCGTGCCCTATTGCGCGCACCACTGCAAGATCGCCTACCAGCCGGTCGCCGACCGCCGCCGCGACCGCAAGGTGATCGCCCAGGCATCCTGACGCAACAGTTCAGCTCAGACTTGAAGTGCCCGCCGATCCGGTGGGCATTTTTGTTTTCTGACCCTGCGATCTCCATCGCCAGCCGGGCGCGCCGGGATCGGAGAGCCGCAAGCCCGTTCTCCTTCCATCCTACACGACAGACCTCGGCTCACCGGTCCCGGATCTGCGCTTCGCTCCGTCCGGGAGGACGAAGGAAAGGTTGTCGCTAGGCTAGGCCGGGTGCACCACGGCTATGGGCATTCGTGAAGGGGGTGCCCGTTTTCGGCAGTGCGGGCGGCGCGGCAGTGGCGCCTCTACGGTTCAGCCTGTTGCCGAGAACTGATCGTTGAAGGCGTACCCGGCGCCGCGGACGGTGCGGATCGGGTCACTGGCCTTGCCCTTGTTGAGCGCCTTGCGCAGGCGCCCGACATGGACGTCCACGGTGCGCTCGTCGACATAGACGTCGTGACCCCAGACGCCGTCGAGCAACTGCTCGCGCGAGAAAACACGCCCGGGCGACGTCATCAGGAATTCCAGCAGACGGAACTCCGTCGGCCCGAGATGGATCTCCTTGGCGTTCCTGCGGACGCGGTGCGTTTCGCGGTCCAGTTCGATGTCGCCGGAGCGCAGCATGCTCGACACCACTTCCGGGCTTGCCCGCCGCAGGATGGCGCGCACGCGGGCCATCAGTTCGGGCACGGAGAAGGGCTTGACCACGTAGTCGTCGGCCCCTGTCGCCAGGCCGCGAATGCGCTCGGCCTCCTCGCCGCGGGCCGTGAGCATGATGACCGGCAGACGTTCGGTATCTTCACGGGCACGCAGGCGCCGGCACAGTTCAATTCCGGACAGGCCCGGCAGCATCCAGTCGAGGAGCAGGAGATCCGGGAGGCTTTCCCTCAGCCGGAGTTCCGCTTCATCGCCGCGGACACAGGATTCAACCGTGTATCCTTCCGCTTCCAGATTGTATCGCAACAGAAGGCTGAGTGGTTCTTCGTCTTCAACGATGAGCACCTTCGGCATACAGTATCGCTCCACTTCCCTCACCGGCGCCGAGCGCCGGACAGTTCATTCCTGGCGTTCAACGAGCAAGGTTCAGGCAGGACCCATGGTTTCGTCCATCTTCGTGCGCTCTTCCGGCAGGCGCTCACCGGTGACCATGTAGTAGACGTTCTCGGCGATGTTGGTCGCGTGATCGCCGATGCGCTCGATGTTCTTGGCGCAGAACAGGAGATGGACACACTGGGTAATGACCCGGGGGTCTTCCATCATGTAGGTCAGCAGCTCGCGGAAGATCGAGGTGTAGATCGCATCGACCTCGGCATCGGCCTCCTGGACCCGGCGCGCGGCTTCGGCGTCCTTGCGGGTATAAGCGTCCAGCACCTGCTTGAGCTGCGACAGGGCAAGCTCGGTCATGTGCTCGACGCCGATGGCAAGCTTCTTGGACTGCAGCCCGCTGTCGATGGCAATCGCCCGCTTGGCGACGTTCTTGGCCAGGTCTCCGACCCGTTCCAGGTCGTTGGCAATCCGCGTTGCCGCGGTGATTTCCCTGAGGTCCTGGCCCAGCGGCTGGCGGCGGGCGATCATTTCGATCAGCTTCACCTCGACTTCGTGATGCAGCGCGTCCAGGCGCTCATCCTGACGGATGGTGGTTCTGGCCAGCTCGAGATCCTGCGAAACCAGCGCGGACACGGCATCCGCAAAGGCCCTTTCAGCCAGGCCGCCCATTTCGGCGATCTTGCCGGCCATGTCCGTCAGTTCCTGGTCAAACGCCGAGACAATATGTTCAGACATCGTGTGTCCCCTAGTATCCGGTATTTCGGTCAGCCGAAGCGGCCCGTGATGTAGTCCTGCGTCCGCTTGTCCTTCGGGTTGGTGAAGATGTCCTGGGTCAGGCCCTCCTCGACCAGCACGCCAAGGTGGAAGAATGCGGTACGCTGCGAGACGCGGGCCGCCTGCTGCATGGAGTGCGTCACGATGACGATGGTGAAATTCTCGCGCAGTTCGTCGATCAGCTCTTCCACTTTCGCCGTCGCGATCGGGTCGAGCGCGGAGCACGGCTCGTCCATCAGGATCACTTCCGGGCTGACGGCGATCGCACGGGCGATGCACAGACGCTGCTGCTGGCCGCCGGACATGCCCGTGCCCGGCTCGTCCAGGCGGTCCTTGGCTTCTTCCCACAGTCCCGCCTTCTGCAGGCTGGAGGCGACGATGTCGTCCAGCTCGGCCTTGTTGCGGGCCAGGCCATGGATGCGCGCCCCATAGGCGACATTGTCATAGATCGACTTCGGGAACGGATTGGGCTTCTGGAACACCATGCCCACCTTTGCCCGCAGCCGCACCGGATCGACCCTGGGATCGTAGATGTTTTCACCGTCGATCTCGATCCGGCCCTCGACCCGGCTGCTCGCAATCGTATCGTTCATGCGGTTCAGACACCGCAGGAAAGTCGACTTCCCGCAGCCGGAGGGACCGATGAAAGCCGTGACCGACTGTGGCCGGATTTCAATGCTCACATCCTTGATGGCATGGGTATCGCCGTAATAGACCTGCACATTCCCGGCAGAGATCTTGCTCTGTGACATGTTGTTCGCCTGTTCGATTGTCGGCATCTCGTTCATCGGCTCGGTCCTTACCAGCGGCGCTCAAACCTGCGGCGCAGGATGATCGCGATAATGTTCATGGCCATCAGGAATACCAGCAGGACAATGATCCCGCCCCATGCCCGCTCGTAGAATGCCGGGTCGGCTCGCTTCGCCCATTCGTAGATCTGGGCCGGCATGGCCGAGTTCGGCGACAGGAAACCGGCGGCGACGCCATCGGGAAAATTGGAGGCGATGAAGCCGACCATCCCGATGAGAAGCAGCGGCGCCGTCTCCCCAAGCGCCTGCGCCAGACCGATGATCGTGCCGGTCAGGATGCCCGGCATCGCCAACGGCAGCACGTGGTGAAAGATCGACTGCATTTTCGACGCGCCGATGCCGAGGGCCGCGTCGCGAATGCTCGGCGGCACGGCCTTGAGGGAGGCGCGCGTCGAAATGATGATCGTCGGCAGGGTCATCAGGGTCAACACCAGGCCGCCGACAAGAGGAGCCGACTGCGGCAGATGCATGAACTGGATGAACACCGCCAGACCGAGGATACCGAACACGATCGACGGAACCGCGGCGAGATTGGAAATATTCACCTCAATCAGGTCGGTAAACCGGTTCTGCGGCGCGAACTCCTCCAGATAGATAGATGCAGCGACGCCGATAGGCAGGGAGAGCACCAGCACCACCAGCATCATGAACAGCGAGCCGACCATGGAAGCGCCGATACCGGCCTGCTCGGGACGAGAGTCCGACGCATCGGTGCCGAACACGAATTCCCAGTTGAAACGCTTCTCCAGAATGCCGGCTGCCTGCAGTTGATCGGCGAGATCCAGATGCGCCGCATCAAGGTTCTTGTCCTGTGCCAGGTCGTCGCGATCCACGCGGCCCTTCATATAGCCATCGACGCGGGAGGAGGCGATCAGATCGAACCCGACCGTGGAGCCGATGCTGTCCGGATGGGCCAGGACATGGTCGCGGATCGTGGCTGCCGCACCGGAGGAAAACAGCTTCTCGAGGTCCTTCGCCGATATGCCGGTGGAAATGTTGGCCGCTGACAGGTCGTTTTCAAAGGCCTCGATGAGGATCGCCCGGTACTTGGACGTTTTGACGACGGATTTTTCCGCTTCCTCGATCTGCTGCTGGTTCAGCGGGACCTCGACCTTCACGAAGGTCTGGGTGAACGCGCCCAGGCCGTTGGACAGTATCGCCCAGAGCAGAGCGACGAGAAAGAAAAGGCCGATCCCGATCGCAATGATGCCGTAGAGCTTGAAGCGGGCTTCGGCAGCGTTGCGCTTTCTGGTCAGGGCGTCGCCTTCCAGGATCGAGAAGACCGTTCGCTCGGGCGAAGCGTGCGATGTGTCCGACTGCTGGGCCAGTGTCGTGTCGGTCATTAGTCGTACTGCTCCCGGTACTTGCGCACGATGTAGAGCGCGATGATGTTGAGCCCGAGGGTCACGACAAACAGGGTCATGCCGAGCGCGAAGGCGACGAGCGCTTCGGGGGAGGCAAAGTCGGCATCGCCCGTAAGCTGGCTGACGATCTTTGCGGTAACGGTGGTCATGGCTTCAAGCGGATTGACACTGAGGCGGGCGGCGGCGCCGGCACCGAGCACCACGATCATGGTCTCGCCGATTGCACGCGAGGCCGCCAGCAGAATGGCACCGACAATGCCGGGAAGCGCGGCAGGCAGAATGACCTGCTTCACAGTTTCGGAATGGGTGGCGCCAAGGCCGAGCGACCCGTCACGCATGGCCTGCGGCACGGCGTTGATGATGTCGTCGGACAAAGAACTCACGAACGGGATCAGCATGATCCCCATGACCATGCCGGCGGTGAGGACCGACGAGGCGCCGGACATCCAGTTGACACCCAAGGCCCCGCCCGAACCGAAAACGTTCATCAGCAGCGGACCGACCGTCAGCAACGCGAAGAGACCGTAAACGATGGTCGGGATACCCGCCAGGATCTCGAGCAGCGGCTTGGCAACCGCACGCACATGCGGCGTTGCATATTCGGAGAGATAAATCGCCGCGAATAGGCCGATCGGCACGGCCACAGCAAGTGCAATCAGGGAGATATAGAGCGTCGCCCAGATCAGCGGCAAGATGCCCAGTACCGAGCCACCGCCGAAGCTAGGCGCCCAGGTCAGACCGAAGAAGAACTCGCTGGCCGGATAGATGCGGAAGAACTCGACCGTGTTGAAGATCAGCGACAGTACAATCCCGAGTGTCGTCAGGACCGCGATCGATGCGGCCGCGATCAGAATCCAGCGGACCACGCTCTCAACAGCGTTCCGTGCCCGAAACTCCGGGTTCGTGCGCACGACAGCAAGCACCAATCCGAGCAGCGCGGCGCCGATAACCACGACCGACCGGAGAAGGTAGCCGGTGGCGGAGATCTCCCGGTAGGCCTGTGCGGCACGAAGTGTTTCGGCTGTCACATCGGAACCCAGCGCCACGCCGACGTCCCCCAGGCGGTCGCGGACATCCGTCAGTTCGATGCGGATGGAGCTGGCGTCCTCGGCAGACATCACGCCCTGCGTGGCGGCAAGGTCCAGCCCTTCGGCAATGCGGACCACATCGCTCATCACCAGGTCGAGCGAACTTCCGGCGGCAGTCTCTTCCGAAATCATCGAGGACACGCTGCCGTTGATGACGATGGGCTGAAGGAGGAGCCAGATCACCAGGAGCAGGAGCGAAGGCGCCAGTGTCCAGACGACGGCGTTCCAGCCGTAATAGCCGGACAGGGAATGCAGGCGGCGCGAATCCCCTCCCACAGTTTTCAGGGCCTTTCCGCGGCCGAAGATATATCCGGCGACCGCAAGAACCAGCAGCACGGCAGAAACAAGAGGAAGTGACATGACGCGACCCGATCGGCAGGAAAGAAAGGAGGGGAGGCCGCGGCCTCCCCTCCGCAAGCGATGTGCTTAGTTGCCAATCGTTTCTGCAGCTTCAATCTTGGCCTGGGTAGCGGCCAGCTCAGGGTCGGAGACAAGTCCGTACTGAGCCAGCGGGCCGTCCGGGCCCGCGATTTCGTCAGAAACGAAGAACTGGGCGTACTCTTGCAGACCCGGGATCACGCCGATATGCGCCTTCTTGATGTAGAAGAACAGCGGGCGGGAAACCGGGTATTCACCGGAAGCGATGGTTTCGGTGGACGGAGCAACCCCGGCCATGTTCGCAACCTTCAGCTTGTCCGTGTTGTTCTCGTAGAATGCCAGACCGAAGACGCCGATGCCGTTCGGGTTGGAGTCGATGCGAGCCAGCGTTTCGGTGTAGTCGCCGTCGATGTCGACGGACTTGCCGTCGGTGCGAACCGCGATGCAGGCGTCTTCCGCATCGTCTTCGGACATGCCGCTGTCGATCATGGCCTTCAGGGCGCCGGATTCTTCACAGCCGACGGCCAGGACCTTCTCTTCGAAGACTTCACGGGTGCCGTGCTTGGTGCCGGGAATGAAAGCCGCAATTTCAACGTCCGGCAGGGAAGAGTCGACTTCGGACCACTTGGTGTACGGGTTGTCGACCAGTTCACCGTCTTTGAGGACTTTCGGGCTCAGGGCGTTGAACCACTGTACCTGGTTGAAAGCGTCGAAGGCCGGGCCGTCTTTCTGGGAAGCGAAGACGATCCCGTCGTAACCGATGCGGACTTCGATGATGTCCTTAACGCCGGCTTCCGCACAGGCTGCGATTTCCTTTTCGCGGATCGCACGGGAGGCGTTTGCGATGTCGATGGTGTTTTCACCAACGCCGGTGCAGAACTTCTTCAGACCGGCAGAGGAACCGCCGGACTCAACCACCGGGGTCGGGAATTCGGTGTTTTCGCCAAAGGCCTCAGCAACGATGGATGCATAGGGCAGAACGGTGGAGGAACCGGCGATCTGCACCTGGTCGCGAGCCTGAGCAGCACCAACGAATGCGGTCGA is a window of Roseibium salinum DNA encoding:
- a CDS encoding Hsp33 family molecular chaperone translates to MALNLDDLGIRPAGLDAVRPFAVEGLDVRGRAVALGPVLESILDRHDYPEPVSRLLAEAIVLTSLLGTSLKFEGRFTLQTQTEGPVSMLVVDFASPDAIRACATFDADRVAALMKAGKASQEALLGNGHLAMTIDQGKHMQRYQGLVELDGISLEEVARRYFERSEQIPTEVRLSVGELFSRPEGAALTRSWTAGGILVQFLPEAPDRMRQADIDPGDAPEGTMSHEIEEDDAWVEAKLLVETVKDVELTDPEVSVEMLLFRLFHERGVRLYEPQPLADKCRCSREKIEEVLSNFSTQEMDDMTVDGRIVVTCEFCNTHYEFDNKRGH
- the argF gene encoding ornithine carbamoyltransferase, whose translation is MTANGTYRNFLDLTEFEGDELRAILEAGKKIKANRDGVRSERPLAGKVLAMIFEQPSTRTRISFDIGMRELGGETLMLTGAEMQLGRGETIADTARVLSRFVDGIMIRILDHDELNELAANATVPVINGLTKLSHPCQIMADLMTFEEHRGSVKGRSVAWTGDSNNVLASWIHAAPRFDFELRIATPGELAPPQELIDSARAKGGSILVTTDPYEAVKGTDCVVTDCWVSMGDDDAETRHNLLGAYQVNQRLMAEANKDALFMHCLPAHRGEEVTSEVMDGPNSVVFDEAENRLHAQKGILAWCFGAA
- a CDS encoding aspartate aminotransferase family protein — encoded protein: MSETALFGNYARSNLSFDHGEGVWLVMADGRRFLDCGSGIAVNALGHSHPHLVKALQDQAAKLWHVSNLHQMPEGERLAKRLCEATFADKVLFVNSGAEAMEACIKCARRYHYDNGQPDRFHIVTFEGAFHGRTIATIAAGGQAKYLEGFGPKAPGFDQVPTGDLDALKAVIGPQTAAIAIEPIQGEGGIREIQVDFLRALRRICDDNGILLIYDEIQTGVGRTGKLFAHQWTGVEPDLMAIAKGIGGGFPMGACLATAETAKALAPGTHGTTFGGNPLAMAVGNAVLDVVLGDGFLEEVRQKGLSFKQKLAGLVDSHPKVLEQVRGNGLMLGLKCVVPAGDYVAAAREAGLLAVPAGENVVRIMPPLTISEEEIATAVERLDQAARAVEEKLVEGAAE
- a CDS encoding GcrA family cell cycle regulator, whose amino-acid sequence is MSWTNERVELLKKLWSDGLSASQIAGELGGVTRNAVIGKVHRLGLSGRAKTASNPSKQRRARPNAPAGTSAPKKPAAQPQSIGATALKADYAPAPVAEAKPEPIAELVPISQRATILTLTERTCKWPIGDPATDDFYFCGRQSDAGVPYCAHHCKIAYQPVADRRRDRKVIAQAS
- the phoB gene encoding phosphate regulon transcriptional regulator PhoB gives rise to the protein MPKVLIVEDEEPLSLLLRYNLEAEGYTVESCVRGDEAELRLRESLPDLLLLDWMLPGLSGIELCRRLRAREDTERLPVIMLTARGEEAERIRGLATGADDYVVKPFSVPELMARVRAILRRASPEVVSSMLRSGDIELDRETHRVRRNAKEIHLGPTEFRLLEFLMTSPGRVFSREQLLDGVWGHDVYVDERTVDVHVGRLRKALNKGKASDPIRTVRGAGYAFNDQFSATG
- the phoU gene encoding phosphate signaling complex protein PhoU → MSEHIVSAFDQELTDMAGKIAEMGGLAERAFADAVSALVSQDLELARTTIRQDERLDALHHEVEVKLIEMIARRQPLGQDLREITAATRIANDLERVGDLAKNVAKRAIAIDSGLQSKKLAIGVEHMTELALSQLKQVLDAYTRKDAEAARRVQEADAEVDAIYTSIFRELLTYMMEDPRVITQCVHLLFCAKNIERIGDHATNIAENVYYMVTGERLPEERTKMDETMGPA
- the pstB gene encoding phosphate ABC transporter ATP-binding protein PstB; translation: MNEMPTIEQANNMSQSKISAGNVQVYYGDTHAIKDVSIEIRPQSVTAFIGPSGCGKSTFLRCLNRMNDTIASSRVEGRIEIDGENIYDPRVDPVRLRAKVGMVFQKPNPFPKSIYDNVAYGARIHGLARNKAELDDIVASSLQKAGLWEEAKDRLDEPGTGMSGGQQQRLCIARAIAVSPEVILMDEPCSALDPIATAKVEELIDELRENFTIVIVTHSMQQAARVSQRTAFFHLGVLVEEGLTQDIFTNPKDKRTQDYITGRFG
- the pstA gene encoding phosphate ABC transporter permease PstA, with translation MTDTTLAQQSDTSHASPERTVFSILEGDALTRKRNAAEARFKLYGIIAIGIGLFFLVALLWAILSNGLGAFTQTFVKVEVPLNQQQIEEAEKSVVKTSKYRAILIEAFENDLSAANISTGISAKDLEKLFSSGAAATIRDHVLAHPDSIGSTVGFDLIASSRVDGYMKGRVDRDDLAQDKNLDAAHLDLADQLQAAGILEKRFNWEFVFGTDASDSRPEQAGIGASMVGSLFMMLVVLVLSLPIGVAASIYLEEFAPQNRFTDLIEVNISNLAAVPSIVFGILGLAVFIQFMHLPQSAPLVGGLVLTLMTLPTIIISTRASLKAVPPSIRDAALGIGASKMQSIFHHVLPLAMPGILTGTIIGLAQALGETAPLLLIGMVGFIASNFPDGVAAGFLSPNSAMPAQIYEWAKRADPAFYERAWGGIIVLLVFLMAMNIIAIILRRRFERRW
- the pstC gene encoding phosphate ABC transporter permease subunit PstC — translated: MSLPLVSAVLLVLAVAGYIFGRGKALKTVGGDSRRLHSLSGYYGWNAVVWTLAPSLLLLVIWLLLQPIVINGSVSSMISEETAAGSSLDLVMSDVVRIAEGLDLAATQGVMSAEDASSIRIELTDVRDRLGDVGVALGSDVTAETLRAAQAYREISATGYLLRSVVVIGAALLGLVLAVVRTNPEFRARNAVESVVRWILIAAASIAVLTTLGIVLSLIFNTVEFFRIYPASEFFFGLTWAPSFGGGSVLGILPLIWATLYISLIALAVAVPIGLFAAIYLSEYATPHVRAVAKPLLEILAGIPTIVYGLFALLTVGPLLMNVFGSGGALGVNWMSGASSVLTAGMVMGIMLIPFVSSLSDDIINAVPQAMRDGSLGLGATHSETVKQVILPAALPGIVGAILLAASRAIGETMIVVLGAGAAARLSVNPLEAMTTVTAKIVSQLTGDADFASPEALVAFALGMTLFVVTLGLNIIALYIVRKYREQYD
- a CDS encoding substrate-binding domain-containing protein, with protein sequence MKFTTLVSATALAVASTAFVGAAQARDQVQIAGSSTVLPYASIVAEAFGENTEFPTPVVESGGSSAGLKKFCTGVGENTIDIANASRAIREKEIAACAEAGVKDIIEVRIGYDGIVFASQKDGPAFDAFNQVQWFNALSPKVLKDGELVDNPYTKWSEVDSSLPDVEIAAFIPGTKHGTREVFEEKVLAVGCEESGALKAMIDSGMSEDDAEDACIAVRTDGKSVDIDGDYTETLARIDSNPNGIGVFGLAFYENNTDKLKVANMAGVAPSTETIASGEYPVSRPLFFYIKKAHIGVIPGLQEYAQFFVSDEIAGPDGPLAQYGLVSDPELAATQAKIEAAETIGN